Proteins from a genomic interval of Arvicola amphibius chromosome 14, mArvAmp1.2, whole genome shotgun sequence:
- the LOC119801123 gene encoding LOW QUALITY PROTEIN: speckle-type POZ protein-like (The sequence of the model RefSeq protein was modified relative to this genomic sequence to represent the inferred CDS: inserted 2 bases in 1 codon) has product MSGDLAAERSGHTEIRVKKFSYRWTISNFSFCLEGNFGKYIKSPTFSPGANDKQKWYMNVYQNGFDEESRGYLSVFLGLLSSPKSPVWAKFKLWIITAKGEKSQIMNIGRVIRFDLSRDWGFKKFIPREVFFSTPCLLLPDDKLTLCCDKLTLCCEVSVVQDYISISEQNTEPGIDIPGCRLVDELGELWENSRFTDCCLVVAGQEFRAHKAILVARSPVFRAMFEHDMEERRTNCVEIRDLEPEVFKAMMDFIYTGKXNSMADAVLAAADKYALERLKVMCERALCRDLSVENAAHTLFLADLHSAVQLKTRAMDFITAHASEVFQTSSWKTVVDSYPHLVAEVCVCLGSAHCLFLEPPLKRLKMS; this is encoded by the exons ATGTCAGGGGACCTGGCAGCTGAGAGAAGTGGCCACACAGAGATCAGAGTCAAGAAATTCTCCTACAGATGGACCATCAGCAACTTCTCTTTTTGCTTGGAGGGAAACTTTGGGAAATATATTAAAAGTCCCACTTTCTCACCAGGAGCCAATGACAAACAGAAATGGTATATGAATGTATACCAAAATGGGTTTGATGAGGAAAGCAGAGGATACCTGTCAGTTTTCCTAGGGTTGCTCAGCTCTCCAAAGAGCCCCGTGTGGGCAAAGTTCAAGCTTTGGATcataactgccaaaggagaaaaatcccAAATCATGAACATTGGAAGAGTCATCAGGTTTGACCTAAGCCGAGACTGGGGCTTCAAAAAGTTTATCCCTCGAGAAGTCTTTTTCTCCACTCCATGTTTGCTTCTTCCAGATGACAAACTCACACTCTGCTGTGACAAACTCACACTCTGCTGTGAGGTGAGCGTGGTTCAGGACTACATCAGCATCTCTGAACAGAACACAGAGCCAGGGATTGACATTCCAGGGTGCAGGCTGGTCGATGAGCTAGGAGAGCTGTGGGAGAATTCCCGCTTCACAGACTGCTGCCTGGTGGTGGCTGGCCAGGAATTCCGGGCTCACAAGGCCATCTTAGTTGCTCGCTCTCCAGTTTTCAGAGCCATGTTTGAACATGACATGGAGGAGAGAAGAACCAACTGTGTTGAGATTCGTGACCTGGAACCTGAAGTCTTCAAGGCAATGATGGACTTCATTTACACTGGGAA GAACAGCATGGCAGATGCGGTGCTGGCAGCTGCTGACAAGTATGCCCTGGAGCGTTTGAAGGTCATGTGTGAGAGGGCCCTCTGCAGAGACCTCTCTGTGGAGAATGCTGCCCACACTCTCTTCCTGGCTGACCTCCACAGCGCAGTGCAGTTGAAAACTCGGGCAATGGATTTCATTACAGCTCATGCTTCTGAGGTTTTTCAGACCTCGAGCTGGAAGACAGTGGTCGACTCCTATCCCCACTTGGTGGCTGAAGTATGTGTCTGCCTGGGTTCTGCACATTGTCTTTTCCTGGAGCCCCCCCTCAAACGCCTGAAGATGTCTTAG